A single genomic interval of Lacrimispora sphenoides JCM 1415 harbors:
- a CDS encoding response regulator: protein MDIKPMVLIIEDEDAICNFISAILTSNGYQVVKAKTGKEGLSLFTSRVPDIILLDLGLPDIDGVEILKTIRQWSKTPVIVVSARGHEREKVAALDFGADDYIVKPFGTSELLARIRTAMRHSPQSAAAEAQGDETFTAGKLEIDYNKRVVYKDGEKIHLTPIEYKLLVLLSKNAGKVLTHDFIIREIWGVYTDESHTLRVNMANIRRKIEENPGAPQYILTEMGVGYRMVEEFEEG from the coding sequence ATGGATATAAAACCAATGGTGCTGATCATTGAAGATGAAGATGCGATTTGCAATTTTATATCTGCCATTCTGACCTCAAATGGTTATCAGGTGGTTAAAGCCAAAACAGGGAAGGAAGGACTTTCCCTGTTTACCTCCCGTGTTCCCGATATCATCCTCCTGGATCTTGGGCTGCCGGATATTGATGGTGTAGAGATCCTTAAAACGATACGTCAATGGTCAAAGACTCCTGTGATTGTGGTTTCCGCCCGCGGTCACGAGCGTGAGAAGGTGGCTGCCCTTGACTTCGGCGCTGATGATTATATTGTAAAGCCATTTGGAACCTCAGAACTCCTTGCCCGGATCCGGACGGCAATGCGGCACAGCCCTCAATCGGCCGCCGCAGAAGCTCAGGGGGATGAAACGTTTACCGCTGGTAAGCTGGAAATCGATTATAATAAACGGGTCGTATACAAAGATGGAGAAAAAATCCATTTAACACCTATTGAATATAAGCTGTTGGTTTTGCTGTCCAAGAATGCAGGCAAGGTGCTTACCCATGATTTCATCATACGGGAAATATGGGGGGTTTATACCGATGAAAGCCATACCCTTCGCGTCAACATGGCGAATATAAGGCGTAAGATAGAGGAAAATCCTGGAGCGCCCCAGTATATTCTTACGGAAATGGGCGTTGGATACCGGATGGTGGAGGAATTTGAAGAAGGGTAA
- a CDS encoding sensor histidine kinase, translating to MESFDYRPDPDAILEDIQTHRDQRPGRLKIFFGYAAGVGKTFAMLDDAQERLKSGIDVLVGYIEPHTRPETMQKLHGLPVLPPKTVSYRNIELKEFDLDKALELKPELILVDELAHTNAEGGRNKKRYQDIEELLGAGIDVYTTVNVQHMESLNDVIENITKVRVRETVPDYIFDRAEKIELVDIEPDELLRRLEGGKIYRTDRAETAMENFFTQDNLRLLREIALRCAADKISSENQSERSLSDKMANTKLLVCIGASPSSAKCIRWTARAAEAFHASWAALYVESTESEDLTAEQQKTIRANLDLAEKLGAELVNLTGHDIAATVSEYAKLSGITNIVVGKSRNKKTLKNLFDLDFEDKLISLLPNIEIHIIPGSVAKRNYKEPRKKAKHDSIHFSWTDTVKALSILGGATLLSLWLHRLNIMNQNIIMVYIFSVLLVSRMTEGYWYGVVASAVSVLTFNFFFTEPYYTFNAIQSGYPLTFVIMLLVALITSALTVRMKAEARLAVKREHRTEILYEINKKLLATRGLDRIVALTNDYVVKLFERSIIFFTTDPEHGANGEVEQPADDIGSDVLNSADEKAVAHWVFLNQKRAGAGTDTLMGAAAFYMPVISQGKVLAVWGISCGKGNLDHNTRLFLRMIASQVAMALERQHLSDEQRNMIVESEKEKMRSTLLRAISHDLRTPLAGILGASSVIRENGKMLDENTQNSLIANIQEESQWLIRMVENLLSVTRINEDASNLKKSPEAAEEVVGEAVSRIKRRFPQSKIHVHVPEEFLEVPMDGTLIVQVLINLLENAIKYSPADSSIEVRLEREGTWAKFEVLDRGRGILSEDLPHLFAGYKPNENRSADSSRGMGIGLSICKTIVNAHQGNLEAENRKDGGTVFRFTLPLKGSE from the coding sequence ATGGAATCCTTTGATTACAGACCAGACCCTGACGCGATTTTAGAGGATATTCAGACGCATCGGGACCAAAGGCCGGGCAGGTTAAAAATATTTTTTGGATATGCTGCCGGTGTAGGAAAAACCTTTGCAATGCTTGACGACGCCCAGGAACGCCTAAAAAGCGGGATCGACGTTTTAGTCGGCTATATCGAGCCTCATACCCGTCCTGAGACCATGCAGAAACTGCATGGTCTGCCGGTGCTTCCACCCAAAACCGTATCATACCGCAATATAGAGCTAAAGGAATTCGACTTAGATAAGGCTCTGGAACTTAAACCGGAATTGATTCTTGTGGATGAGCTGGCCCATACCAATGCAGAGGGCGGAAGGAATAAAAAACGTTATCAGGACATTGAAGAGCTTTTGGGAGCAGGGATCGATGTTTATACAACTGTGAATGTTCAGCATATGGAAAGCTTAAATGACGTGATCGAGAACATCACAAAGGTCAGGGTCCGGGAAACCGTACCGGATTATATCTTTGACCGGGCGGAGAAAATCGAACTGGTGGATATTGAACCGGATGAACTGCTGCGCCGTCTGGAAGGAGGTAAGATCTACCGAACTGACCGGGCGGAAACGGCCATGGAGAATTTTTTCACACAGGATAACCTGCGGCTTTTGCGGGAGATCGCCCTGCGCTGCGCTGCGGATAAGATCAGCTCGGAGAATCAGAGTGAGCGGAGCTTATCCGATAAAATGGCTAACACCAAGCTGCTTGTCTGCATCGGAGCTTCCCCCTCATCGGCAAAATGCATCCGGTGGACAGCGCGGGCGGCGGAAGCATTTCACGCAAGCTGGGCCGCATTGTACGTGGAGAGTACGGAAAGCGAGGACCTTACCGCTGAGCAGCAGAAGACCATCCGTGCGAACCTGGACCTGGCAGAGAAGCTTGGGGCTGAGCTTGTCAACCTGACTGGACATGATATTGCCGCCACTGTATCGGAATATGCCAAGCTATCCGGTATCACAAACATCGTGGTGGGCAAAAGCAGAAATAAAAAAACACTTAAGAATCTGTTCGACCTGGATTTTGAAGATAAGCTTATCTCTCTTTTGCCTAATATAGAAATCCACATCATACCTGGGAGCGTTGCCAAACGCAACTATAAAGAGCCAAGAAAAAAAGCGAAACATGACAGTATTCATTTTTCATGGACGGACACTGTGAAAGCACTCTCTATTTTAGGTGGTGCCACCCTGTTGTCCCTTTGGCTTCACAGGCTTAATATTATGAACCAGAATATCATTATGGTTTATATTTTTTCCGTTTTACTGGTTTCCCGAATGACGGAAGGGTATTGGTACGGAGTTGTTGCTTCTGCGGTCAGTGTACTGACCTTTAATTTCTTTTTTACAGAGCCTTATTACACTTTTAACGCAATCCAATCCGGCTATCCCCTGACCTTTGTCATCATGCTCTTAGTCGCTTTAATTACAAGCGCTTTGACCGTGCGCATGAAAGCGGAAGCCCGGCTGGCCGTGAAAAGAGAACACCGTACTGAAATCCTGTATGAGATCAATAAAAAGTTACTTGCTACAAGGGGCCTTGACAGGATCGTGGCTCTTACAAACGACTATGTGGTCAAGCTGTTTGAACGTTCTATCATATTTTTTACCACGGATCCTGAGCATGGGGCGAATGGTGAAGTAGAGCAGCCGGCTGATGATATCGGTTCCGATGTCTTAAACTCCGCCGATGAAAAGGCCGTTGCCCACTGGGTATTCTTAAACCAGAAGCGCGCTGGAGCAGGAACCGATACCCTGATGGGAGCGGCAGCGTTTTATATGCCTGTGATCTCTCAGGGAAAGGTTCTTGCTGTCTGGGGAATTTCCTGTGGAAAAGGAAACCTTGACCATAATACCCGGCTGTTTTTACGCATGATCGCTTCCCAGGTGGCCATGGCCCTGGAGCGGCAGCACCTTTCCGATGAACAACGGAACATGATAGTGGAGTCGGAAAAGGAAAAGATGCGCAGTACCCTTTTGCGTGCAATATCCCATGATCTGCGCACGCCTCTTGCAGGCATCTTGGGTGCCAGCTCCGTGATTCGGGAAAATGGGAAGATGCTTGATGAAAATACCCAGAACAGCCTGATTGCAAACATACAGGAGGAATCACAATGGCTCATACGTATGGTGGAAAATCTGCTCTCCGTGACACGGATCAATGAAGATGCTTCCAATCTTAAGAAAAGCCCGGAGGCAGCGGAGGAGGTCGTAGGAGAGGCCGTAAGCCGTATCAAACGAAGATTTCCCCAGAGTAAAATTCATGTTCATGTCCCGGAGGAATTTTTGGAGGTCCCAATGGATGGAACCTTAATTGTGCAGGTGCTGATAAACCTTCTTGAGAATGCTATTAAATATTCTCCAGCCGATTCTTCCATTGAGGTTCGTTTGGAGAGGGAAGGAACATGGGCAAAATTCGAAGTGCTGGACAGGGGAAGGGGAATTCTAAGTGAAGACCTACCCCATCTGTTTGCAGGTTATAAGCCTAACGAAAACAGGAGCGCTGATTCCTCAAGAGGAATGGGGATCGGTCTGTCCATCTGCAAAACCATTGTCAACGCTCATCAGGGAAACTTAGAGGCTGAAAACAGGAAGGACGGTGGAACGGTATTCCGCTTCACCCTGCCCTTGAAAGGAAGTGAATAA
- the kdpB gene encoding potassium-transporting ATPase subunit KdpB produces MEKKSVDKSIFYDALRQSFVKLSPRVQVKNPVMLVVYIGAVLTGVLYFLSFAGLKDENSGYTLTISLILWFTVLFANFAEAIAEGRGRAQADSLRSAKKDVKARKLKTPSNIDDYTEVLSNTLKKGDIVYVRAGEQIPMDGEVIDGAASVDESAITGESAPVIRESGGDRSAVTGGTTLVSDWLIIEVTAEAGESFLDKMISMVEGASRKKTPNEVALQILLITLTIIFLVVTAALRPFTSFASLQAGSGSDISITNVIALLVCLAPTTIGALLSSIGIAGMSRLNQANVLAMSGRAIEAAGDVDVLLLDKTGTITLGNRQASEFLPVAGVTEQELADAAQLSSLADQTAEGRSIVVLAKERFGIRGRELSALGASFVEFTAKTRMSGIDYQGNEIRKGAADTIKAYVLEKGGNYPEECEKLVMRVAEAGGTPLVVAKNNQVMGVIYLKDIVKNGVKERFEDLRKMGIKTIMITGDNPMTAAAIAAEAGVDDFLAEATPEAKLALIRDYQAKGHLVAMTGDGTNDAPALAQADVAVAMNSGTQAAKEAGNMVDLDSSPTKLIDIVRIGKQLLMTRGSLTTFSVANDVAKYFAIIPVLFFGIYPQLEALNFMSLTSAKSAMLSAIIYNALIIIALIPLALKGVKYREMPAEKLLARNLLVYGLGGICAPFFAIKLIDMILTACGLA; encoded by the coding sequence ATGGAAAAAAAGAGTGTTGATAAAAGCATCTTTTATGATGCGCTGAGACAGTCCTTTGTAAAGCTGTCTCCCAGGGTGCAGGTGAAAAATCCTGTCATGCTGGTGGTTTATATAGGAGCAGTCCTGACCGGTGTTTTATATTTTCTTTCCTTTGCAGGACTTAAGGATGAGAATTCGGGTTATACCTTAACCATATCCCTGATTTTATGGTTTACCGTTCTGTTTGCAAACTTTGCAGAAGCGATTGCAGAGGGGCGGGGGCGGGCACAGGCAGACAGCCTGCGCAGTGCCAAAAAGGACGTTAAGGCAAGAAAACTGAAAACGCCATCCAATATAGACGATTATACCGAGGTTCTTTCCAATACCCTGAAAAAAGGAGATATCGTATATGTCAGGGCAGGGGAGCAGATTCCAATGGATGGGGAAGTGATCGATGGGGCAGCCTCTGTGGACGAAAGTGCCATTACCGGCGAATCTGCGCCGGTCATCCGGGAATCCGGCGGCGACCGAAGCGCTGTAACAGGGGGAACCACCCTGGTGTCTGACTGGCTGATCATCGAAGTAACAGCGGAAGCAGGAGAAAGCTTTCTCGATAAAATGATATCCATGGTGGAAGGTGCATCCAGAAAGAAAACACCTAATGAGGTGGCTTTGCAGATTTTGCTCATAACCCTTACCATTATCTTTCTTGTGGTAACGGCAGCCTTGCGGCCCTTTACCAGCTTTGCAAGCCTACAGGCAGGATCCGGTTCCGACATCTCCATCACCAATGTCATTGCCCTTTTGGTATGCCTGGCGCCTACTACCATTGGTGCACTCTTATCCTCCATCGGCATTGCAGGCATGAGCCGCTTAAATCAGGCCAATGTTCTGGCAATGAGCGGGCGGGCCATTGAAGCTGCCGGGGATGTGGATGTTCTGCTGCTTGATAAGACCGGGACCATTACCTTGGGAAACCGCCAGGCAAGTGAATTTCTGCCGGTGGCCGGCGTTACAGAGCAGGAGCTTGCCGATGCAGCCCAGCTTTCCTCTCTTGCGGACCAGACAGCGGAAGGAAGAAGCATTGTGGTTCTGGCAAAGGAACGGTTTGGGATACGGGGCAGGGAGCTTTCGGCCCTGGGCGCAAGCTTTGTGGAATTTACAGCAAAAACAAGGATGAGCGGCATCGACTATCAGGGAAACGAGATCCGGAAAGGTGCTGCTGATACCATCAAAGCCTATGTGCTGGAAAAGGGAGGCAACTACCCGGAGGAATGTGAGAAGCTTGTAATGCGTGTTGCCGAGGCAGGAGGCACTCCTCTTGTGGTGGCAAAAAACAATCAGGTAATGGGCGTGATCTATTTAAAGGACATCGTGAAAAACGGCGTAAAAGAACGTTTTGAAGATCTGCGTAAAATGGGCATCAAGACCATTATGATCACCGGTGACAACCCCATGACGGCGGCGGCTATTGCTGCAGAAGCGGGCGTAGATGATTTTCTTGCGGAAGCTACGCCGGAAGCAAAACTGGCCCTCATCCGTGATTACCAGGCCAAAGGCCATCTGGTCGCCATGACCGGAGACGGCACAAATGATGCTCCTGCCCTGGCACAGGCTGATGTTGCGGTTGCAATGAATTCAGGAACCCAGGCTGCCAAGGAGGCAGGAAACATGGTGGATTTAGACTCCAGTCCTACCAAGCTCATCGATATTGTCCGGATCGGCAAGCAGCTTTTAATGACAAGAGGGTCTTTGACCACCTTTAGTGTAGCAAATGATGTAGCAAAGTATTTTGCCATCATTCCTGTACTGTTTTTCGGCATTTATCCACAGCTGGAGGCTCTGAATTTTATGAGTCTGACCAGCGCCAAAAGTGCCATGCTTTCAGCAATCATTTATAATGCACTGATTATTATTGCACTGATTCCTCTTGCTCTTAAAGGGGTAAAATACCGGGAGATGCCGGCTGAAAAGCTGCTGGCAAGAAACCTGCTGGTCTATGGCCTGGGCGGGATCTGCGCGCCTTTTTTCGCAATCAAGCTGATAGATATGATTCTGACCGCGTGCGGTCTTGCGTGA
- the kdpA gene encoding potassium-transporting ATPase subunit KdpA: MSHIVLQDIFYIAVLVGLSIPLGIYIYKAMTGQRVLLTPVLAPLEKGIYKLMGIDAEDEMNAGKYALSVFLFSGAGFVFLFGLLMLQGILPFNSEGMKGTSWHLAFNTAASFISNTNWQSYSGESALSYFTQFSGLAVQNFVSAATGIAVLFALIRGFVLKQKKTIGNFWADLIRSTLYILIPISFLVALLLVSQGVVQTFGPYKEVTMLENGALQTIPLGPAASQIAIKQLGTNGGGFFGMNSAFPLENPTAFSNLIQVLSILLIPAALCVSFGRAVKDGRQGRSIYITMMIFFAAALAAITVSEQFAAPVFEHAAVSGSMEGKEVIHGVGASSLWAVVTTAASNGSVNAMHDSLTPLGGMVSMFLMQLGEIVFGGVGSGLYGMLAFVLLTVFIAGLMVGRTPEYLGKKVEPFDMKMVCLIVLVPPLLTLIGTSAAVSMPGARSWLTNSGAHGFSEILYAYSSMANNNGSSFGGFYGNTPFTNILGGIIMLLVRFIPMTAVIFLAGNMARKKAVAVSEGTLSTSNGIFIGLLTGVILIIGALSFLPALALGPIADFFTMQ; the protein is encoded by the coding sequence ATGAGCCATATTGTTTTGCAGGACATATTTTATATTGCTGTTTTAGTTGGGTTGTCCATACCTTTAGGCATTTATATATACAAGGCTATGACAGGGCAGAGGGTATTATTGACACCTGTCCTTGCCCCTTTGGAAAAGGGGATTTATAAGCTTATGGGCATTGACGCCGAGGATGAGATGAACGCAGGGAAGTATGCACTTTCCGTTTTTCTATTCAGCGGGGCAGGCTTTGTTTTTCTTTTCGGTTTGCTGATGCTGCAGGGGATTCTGCCATTTAACTCGGAGGGAATGAAAGGAACCAGCTGGCATCTGGCTTTTAACACAGCCGCCAGCTTTATCTCCAACACCAACTGGCAGTCCTATTCAGGCGAATCCGCCCTGTCCTATTTCACCCAGTTTTCAGGCCTTGCCGTCCAGAACTTCGTGTCGGCTGCAACGGGGATTGCCGTCCTCTTTGCCTTAATCAGAGGCTTTGTCCTGAAACAGAAAAAAACTATCGGGAATTTTTGGGCGGACTTAATAAGGTCCACGCTTTATATCCTGATCCCGATTTCTTTTCTCGTGGCTTTGCTTCTTGTTTCCCAGGGGGTGGTACAGACGTTTGGCCCCTATAAAGAAGTTACCATGCTGGAAAATGGAGCCTTGCAGACAATCCCCTTAGGTCCTGCGGCAAGCCAGATCGCAATCAAGCAGCTTGGAACGAACGGAGGCGGCTTCTTTGGGATGAACTCCGCGTTTCCGCTTGAGAATCCAACTGCCTTCTCGAACCTGATACAGGTTCTATCCATTCTGCTGATTCCTGCGGCGCTTTGCGTAAGCTTTGGAAGGGCAGTAAAAGACGGCAGGCAGGGGCGGTCAATTTATATTACTATGATGATTTTCTTTGCCGCAGCTCTTGCTGCCATAACCGTCAGCGAACAGTTTGCGGCTCCTGTGTTTGAACACGCAGCAGTTTCCGGCAGCATGGAGGGCAAGGAGGTAATTCATGGTGTCGGTGCTTCCTCCTTATGGGCAGTGGTAACCACGGCGGCATCAAACGGCTCCGTGAACGCAATGCACGACAGCCTTACTCCCCTTGGAGGAATGGTTTCCATGTTCCTTATGCAGCTGGGGGAAATTGTATTCGGCGGCGTGGGAAGCGGACTTTATGGAATGCTTGCATTTGTACTCCTTACCGTATTTATAGCAGGCTTAATGGTTGGCCGGACTCCGGAGTACCTTGGGAAAAAGGTAGAACCCTTTGATATGAAAATGGTTTGCTTAATTGTCCTTGTACCCCCGCTTCTGACGCTTATAGGTACTTCCGCAGCCGTCTCTATGCCTGGTGCCCGGTCATGGCTGACCAATTCAGGAGCCCATGGATTTTCAGAGATTTTGTATGCCTATTCTTCCATGGCGAATAACAACGGCAGTTCCTTTGGAGGGTTCTACGGGAATACCCCGTTTACCAATATTTTAGGCGGGATCATTATGCTGCTGGTTCGGTTTATTCCCATGACAGCTGTCATTTTCCTAGCCGGCAATATGGCAAGGAAGAAAGCCGTAGCCGTCAGCGAGGGCACATTGTCCACCAGCAATGGTATATTTATAGGACTTTTGACCGGAGTTATCCTTATCATCGGTGCGCTGAGCTTTTTGCCGGCGCTGGCCCTTGGTCCCATAGCCGATTTCTTTACAATGCAGTGA